In one window of bacterium DNA:
- the rpsJ gene encoding 30S ribosomal protein S10 has translation MDQQKIRIKLKAYDYRILDTSVNEIVETAKRTGARVCGPIPLPTRRSIYTVLRGPHIDKKSREQFEIRIHKRMLDIVDPTPQTVDALMKLDLSAGVDVEIKLS, from the coding sequence ATGGACCAGCAGAAGATCAGAATCAAGCTAAAGGCGTATGACTACAGGATCCTGGATACCTCGGTCAATGAGATCGTGGAAACCGCCAAACGTACCGGCGCCAGGGTCTGCGGACCCATCCCGTTGCCGACAAGACGCAGCATCTACACTGTGCTTCGCGGGCCACACATCGACAAGAAGTCCAGGGAACAGTTCGAGATCCGTATCCACAAGCGCATGCTCGACATCGTTGATCCCACCCCCCAGACCGTCGATGCACTCATGAAGCTGGACCTTTCCGCAGGTGTGGATGTGGAGATTAAACTCTCGTAA
- the tuf gene encoding elongation factor Tu (EF-Tu; promotes GTP-dependent binding of aminoacyl-tRNA to the A-site of ribosomes during protein biosynthesis; when the tRNA anticodon matches the mRNA codon, GTP hydrolysis results; the inactive EF-Tu-GDP leaves the ribosome and release of GDP is promoted by elongation factor Ts; many prokaryotes have two copies of the gene encoding EF-Tu), whose amino-acid sequence KAEIYVLTKEEGGRHTPFFDGYRPQFYFRTTDVTGIAQLPEGVKMVMPGDNVTIEVELIMPIAMEKELRFAIREGGRTVGAGVVSEIIE is encoded by the coding sequence AAGGCCGAGATTTACGTACTGACGAAGGAGGAGGGTGGCCGTCACACGCCGTTCTTTGATGGATATCGTCCCCAGTTCTACTTCCGCACGACGGACGTGACGGGCATTGCCCAGCTTCCCGAAGGTGTGAAGATGGTGATGCCCGGCGACAACGTTACCATCGAGGTTGAGCTGATCATGCCCATCGCCATGGAGAAAGAGCTTCGTTTCGCCATTCGCGAGGGCGGCCGGACGGTAGGCGCCGGCGTCGTCAGCGAGATCATCGAGTAG